A stretch of DNA from Corvus cornix cornix isolate S_Up_H32 chromosome 13, ASM73873v5, whole genome shotgun sequence:
GAGCCGAGCTCCCGGGGGGCTGTCGGGGTTCGGTAGCACCGGCCAAGGCCAAAGCCAAGGCTTCTGGTGCTCGGCTCGAACGCAGGGCTAGAGAAACACAACGTTTCTCTTGGGGGACATCCCGAGCTCCGGGGTACAGCCTGGGGACCGCCACCCCGTGCCGTGCTCCACCTGAAGCTTTGGCTGGCTGAGACTCGTCCAGCGCTGGCTGAAGCCCGTCAGCCACATCGGAGCCCCGGGgccaccagctcccagccagggcCACGGATTTTCACCTGCCCTCGGCTCCGGCAGGGTGACCCAGCGGCTGGCACGGGCTCTGCGTGGGGCAGCGTCCAGACCAGCGTTAGGATGCCTAATTTAAGACTATACATTAAAAATGATAACGTATTCAAGCGCACGTGCCCTGccagcatctctgctgcctcctgcaccGTTCCCTCGCCCTTTGAGCACCAGAAAGGCGTCAGCACCTTTGACCGTACTCTCTCCTGGGCTGCCAGACACGGAGACACGCTGGATTTCTTCCAGGTGGGCTCTGCCTGGacccagggctgtgggagaggCAGCTCAGCACAAGCCCTTGGCAAAcccttcctgctctgggagctctgGAGCGCTGGCTCTGTCCCGGCCGTGCTGGTGACAGCACCTCATGCTGCTGGGGTGTTCCCAGATGCAGGCACAGAGGGGGCTGACCTCCAACGCAGCAGGGTCAAGCCAGTCCTGGGCCTGGATTTAGCACCGAAGTTGAGCTGAGGCAACACTGCACAACCCCGTGACAGCCCATGGTGGCACTGCCACACACTCACTCcccagcctgagcagggagagaagtgagaaaatctgttaaaagtgaagatgaagggaaaaaaaaatcccaacctaAAATAAACCCCGAGGGATGCAAATACAACCACTCCCACCTCCCACGAGCACCAGCCAGGCTCTGAggcctctctcctgctgctgtcctggtgCTGGTGGCGAGCACGGTGTTGCAGTGTGTGACAGCTCTCCGGCCATCTGTGTTCCCTCCCATTTCTTtgtcctcccagcccagctgctggggctggagcaggagtgaGAGGAGGCCTGGGTgctgtgcaggtgctgctcagCACCGGGTGCCACCACCTCTGCTGCAGTCACACCCCAAAGCCAGAGGGGCGGGGGCTGCCACGGGCAGCGGCAGCTCCTCCCCAATGAACATCCCAGTGCTACGGGATGCAGGAGAGGGATAAACCCAACGCCAGGAGAGCAGCccatggccaggctggctgctccACACgctggctcctggctgctgcactcAGTTGCCACCACCCCGAGGTGACGGTGGCCAGGCCAAAGCTCACGGACAAACTGCAGCCACGCAGGACTCGCTGGTGGAACTCGCACTGCAGATAAAAATCAGCTGTGTGTTATTTGCTGACCTCTTTCTTTAGGCGCTTGAGCCTAAACTCTCCCCAGGCCAGTGGAAATCCTGGACTAGTGTTGGCAGGTCTCGGAAGGCCAGCGCCCAGCACCGAGCCCCGGGTAACTGCATGAGCATTGTGCAGAGCAACAGCAGAAGGGGTTGGTGCTCCCCCAGGGCAGCGGCTGCAGCGAGGTGGTTCTGCCGCTGCGGGAAGGCCCCGCCTCACCCCGCCCGTCCTGCAGAGCCGCAGCTCCGGCTGCTCCCCTTCGCTTTAACCAGATTTTAACAGCGAGGCCAGGCTGTCCTGAGCGGGGCCAGGGGTCGGGCTCGATGCTGGTGGGTCCAACTCAGGACATTCCAGGAAGAAAGAGTGGATGggcctggagaggctgtggcagcagcttggTAGTGccatcagctgctcccagggctgccagcagggccaggctgggaacagCCACAGGGAGAACGAAGGGAGAGCATGGAGTGGGAGAAGAGGAATAAATtcccgtccctggaagtgtctgaggccaggctggacagggcttggagcagcctgagacAGTGGAAGGTTGGACAGTGGAATTGGATCGCtgaagtctcttccaacccaaagcagtcTCTGGTTCCATGAAGGGTCCAGCCACAGCCAGGATCCTGGGCCATCGGGTTCCACAGCCTTCCAGGCTGGCATCCACAGTGCCAGCCCTGTCCTCCACACGCTGCCAAGCGAGTTCCCGTACGAGATGCCCAGTTATGAGACAGCCACCACATCAGTTCtactattatttatttttttaaatatttttgaaaaaatataatttttttacaatattttcaaCTTAAACACTATTCACACTGAACACGTATGGCAGCTTAACCTACCCAAATATGAAGTTTAAGAAGCCAAAACTGTTCTAgctttattaaaagaaaaaaaaaaagaacaaccaaaaaccaaaagaaaccaaaaagtTGTTGTGCTGTAGACTATTGTGTAGTGATGATTAAACAAAGCAAGGGAAAAGCACCACTCAAATCACTAATGCTGGGGGTTGCCTGGTTAAATCCAGCTATGGAAAGTGGGATGCTAAGAGTTACATAGGCAGTGCTATGTATGGCGCCCGTTCCTGGAAGAAACTGCGATGGATCTCACATCTCCTCAAACAGCACGGGAAGGGGAAGGTTTCTAACATGATCACACACTGCAAAGGATGGGGAACTGCTTCCTCCCAATCGCTTGGATGTTAGCTCAGTAGCTGAGATCTACGACTCTGTACAGGTCTGTATGATTCGGGTTAAGCTCGCGCCGATTCCCAGGATCGTGATGTTTTGTAAGGGGGGAAATTAACATTAGTAACAACATTGATACCTCAAAGGAAAGTTAGCAAATTTGCATAACAATCAGATCTCTTCACTTTCACTTGGAAGTTAAGGCATTATCAGGTGCAAGCTAGCACCAGTTAACACATCTTTAGTTAAAAACAGACCATTCACCGCAAATTCCAAGTCctgtttaaaaagcagagtCTGCAGAAGGTTTTATTAACGTGGTACTTTGTCTCAACTTGACTGGTGCTTCTTACCTCACTGCCTCCTTCACACAGAGCCAGGGCCCAATTATGTTTCCATTAAACTTTTGACAGATTTACTTAATAACAGTCTCAGCACTTTTATTGAGCATGCAAGACTAACAAAACTTTGGCAATGCATAAGTGTAACACAGTGACAAGAAGAGAGAGCTTTTACAATTAAATCTTCTAATACTGGCTTCACAGTGTGGAAATTGTGCTACATCCACCAAAAGAGGGCCCAGTCTACTCAAATGTTTAAGTACTTCACCCCAGGAACAAACTCCTTTGCGTTTGGATTCAGATTACTCTTGACCTGAGGAAGGGAAGAACAGAAATCGAGGTGAATCATTTTTTCAGCTTCCATTTTCAAGCTGAAGACAATTAGAGGCAAAGGTTTATGGATTTAGAGTAACAATCAGGTATACAATAGGCTGCTTACATTTATTAGCGGTCTGTAATCCCTAGAAAAGCCCATTCCTCTGTGCTACTCCCTGAATTACCCAACCTTGCTTAGCTCCACCTGAAGTTTCAGTTGGATGAGGGCTCAGGGAACAAGCAGCAAACCACAGGCATGCAGCAAACACGGCAGCTTCCCCTCATGCTGAAATGGCCTTTTCTCAAGTTGAGCTGTTAAAACGTGCCAtgaggtttttaaattttgcttattTAAGCAAGAGGTGACTTGTTCCAGGAACTTCAGCCACTTCTGGGAATTTCATGAGTATGAGCACTGTACTGATTTTTCACATTCTGTCTGTGACTCCCCTGTCCTCCCCCTTGgcaaactgctgctgctcagtgtcCTGCAGTTAGACATGGGAACCAGCACCTTCAAAAGGAGCTCTTTATCACCAAGAAATGGAGGATTAGGCTTTTCTGATCGTCATTGAGTCTGaaactgctgcctgcagctgcttcagctTGGAAAAGTCAGGGTCTGCCTCTGAATCTCAGAGCAGTTGTGCGATAGGATGGTGTGGGGTCTGTGCTCTGTACGAGGAACTTTGGATTCTGTGAGGGAAAATAAGCACACTCTGCCCTTTCCTTTGAGCTGAGCTCTGGACAGAAGTCAGATGgcaaaaagagggaaataatCACAGTTTGGCTGCTTTCCCCTTCCCTAGAATTGCTACAGGGATCTGCTGTGGCTCTCCCAATCCCAACGAGACCTTGGGACAGGGCTCAGACCAGCCCAACGTGTCAGTGCTGGCAGATGCCCAGTGACCCTtttgcagccccagctccactCAGTGCCCTTCTTTCATAACATCCCACCCACTCTTGAACGGGTGCCATGCACTGGGAAAGGCTCCATGTGGGTATGAAGAAACCCACCAAATAGGTCACATCCCACGAGGACacatcccttcccacccaccctgcccaggcaggcagagtTTAACAGGCTCCTTCCTActggaaaggatttttctctcaCCATTAGCAGCAACAAGCCCCAGCCTTGGACAAAGACTCAAGCTTTAGAAATAGGATGAGAAGCTGAACTTACCACCAGATCCTCCAGCGATGAGCTGTCACTGATAACAAGGTCATTGAACTGGTCCTGGATTTGATCCATTGTTTGTGGGAGATCACGGGCTGGAATAAACCATTCatgctcctcctcttcttccagcATCTCCTGGAAACAGCGCTCAATAAATTCTTCTTCCCACAACTCCTCTTCGATCTGtgcaatgaaaagaaactgCTTCAGCAACAAATCTATTGTGAGCTCGTGGGGTTTTCACTCCCAGGTGTGTGCACCCAGCTGACCTTCCCAGCTATCCCACAgcaccccagcccagcaccacatccatgcagcagcaggaaggacatCAGTGCTTTGTCCCAGGGATtggggctgcagctgaaagGGAATGGCAGGAGAaccccaccagccccagctgttTTGTTTGTAGCTTGTTATGACctaaaggagaaggaaaatgttggTCCCAAGCAAAAATTGCAGCTGTACCAACTAGTCTGGACTGAGCTTGCTGCAAGCATGAGGAAGGGAGCTGTGCCAACACACACAGCCAGGAAACACTCCCCAGGAAAGCGTCCTACGGGACTCCTGGGGAAAGAATAACCACGGCCTGTCACCCGGAACAAGCGGCCTCTCCCTGGCTGCCGGTGTGTGCTCCC
This window harbors:
- the PAIP2 gene encoding polyadenylate-binding protein-interacting protein 2 — protein: MKDPSRSSTSPSIISEDVIINGHSHEDDNPFAEYMWMENEEEFNRQIEEELWEEEFIERCFQEMLEEEEEHEWFIPARDLPQTMDQIQDQFNDLVISDSSSLEDLVVKSNLNPNAKEFVPGVKYLNI